The DNA region GATCGACCAGAAGCAGTTCATAAGCAATCGACATGTAAACTTTCGAATTCCTAAAATCTGAAGTATCAGAATTATTTTCATACGCAGATGAAAAGTTAGGTTAAAATCTGAAATTCGTCTTCAATTATCTGATTTAAGTTATTTTCATGCGATGtggtttaaaatattgaagcGACGATCGACCAGAAGCAGTTCATAAGCAATCgacatgtaaaatttcaaattcctaAAATCTTTCATACGCTGATGAAATGTTAGGTTAAAATCTGAATGAATCAGAATTATTTTCATACGCTGATGAAATGTTAGGTTAAAATCTGAAATTCGTCTTCAATTATCTGATTTAAGTTATTTTCATGCGCTGTGGTTTAGAATATTGAAGCGACGATCGACCAGAAGCAGTTCATAAGCAATGAgcatgtaaaatttcaaattccttAGGTTAAAATCTGAAATTCGTCTTCAATATTCTTgagtaataatatattttcgtTTCATGTGTGTTTTTACGTCTAGGTCGACGGCTGTTAGACTATGTGGAGAGTGTCCGATGGAGCTGAATTTGGAGCTGTTGTATCCTAACCAGCCGCTGCTTTCAGAATGCGAATGCGGTTATCAGGTTTATATTCTGTTTTTCAACACTTCCttttatcaagaaaaataaagatgtaTTCTGTTTTTCAACACTTCACTTgttatgaagaaaaataaagatgtTGAAGGTGTATATTCTGTTTTTCAACACTTCACTTgttatgaagaaaaataaagatgtTGAAGGTTTATATTCTGTTTTACAACACTTCACTTGTTATCAAGATAGATAAAGATGTTGCAAAGGGTGGTGAGAATCGGGCATCCTCAAACTAATCGCATACTCCACTTTTTACAGATTTGTTTTGGATGTTGGAACAGCCTAGTAGCACGGTACAAGAAAGGTGCTGTAGGGACTTGTCCTGCGTGTGGTAAACGCTATGATAAGGCCAGATTTGTTTCCAGGCTACCGAGGTCAGTCCTTGCACCAGTATTAGTTTAATTAGATTGTAGGCCGGATTTGTTGCTAGGCTACCGAGGTCAGTCCTTGCACCCGAGTCTAAGTTTAATTAGATTGTTTTAAAGCCACTTATCTCATGTTACTATACTTATAGGCCAAAGCCGAAAGCGATTGCATTTACTACTGTAACTGTGAGGGGAATACCTCTCAAATTTGCTAATGATGCTGTAAGTAAaccatttttaattgtattgtTTTATAAGCTTGTTCTTACTAGTCAATCCTATACATCAACAGACTTTGATGAGCAATACATGTTTTGGGAAATACGGGAAGGTGACTAAGGTCTCAATTGCAAGAAAAGCTGATGGGGAAATTTTGTTCTATAAACCCAGTATATGCTTTGAAATGTGAGTATTTTATTGGTTAATTTACTTTTGTAATATGAATGGATGGATTCGCATCATGAGTCCtttttaatatcttattttatttcagaGAAGCAACGTTTGAAAAAACAGAATGCTCTGCAGTGCATTAAAGCCCTGAATGGCTTCAAACTAGATGGATCACAGTTGGTGTAAGTATTGTTATAATGTTGTGCgtttaatatcattattataatgCAGTGCgtttaatatcattattttaatgcggtgcatttaattataactCAGGGCAAGTTACGCGATTGGGT from Salvia hispanica cultivar TCC Black 2014 unplaced genomic scaffold, UniMelb_Shisp_WGS_1.0 HiC_scaffold_953, whole genome shotgun sequence includes:
- the LOC125200412 gene encoding uncharacterized protein LOC125200412, whose protein sequence is MSMSTAVRLCGECPMELNLELLYPNQPLLSECECGYQICFGCWNSLVARYKKGAVGTCPACGKRYDKARFVSRLPRPKPKAIAFTTVTVRGIPLKFANDATLMSNTCFGKYGKVTKVSIARKADGEILFYKPSICFEM